One Brassica napus cultivar Da-Ae chromosome A5, Da-Ae, whole genome shotgun sequence DNA window includes the following coding sequences:
- the LOC111215982 gene encoding putative B3 domain-containing protein At4g03170 yields the protein MPTSAEETTDVRITRQDRRAAEILVALSRNKRYHPRKGDEKNSSNKKGKAEKEDNSKETMMIIKAWNLAKPDPVENIPSRVAKLVDQFSQPIKKQLTVSDVKEDQRRLMLGKDEVKKKMHPLLTGSEIKRLKEGLDVTVYGPGNVSRTMRFKMWSSTPVLTSGWKGFVDACDLKEHCDFIHIWMFRRRETRELCFVIEKTKYSTITKPLAKEISDQIN from the coding sequence ATGCCGACTTCAGCAGAGGAAACCACAGATGTTAGAATAACACGACAGGATAGACGAGCTGCTGAAATATTAGTAGCACTAAGCCGAAATAAACGATATCATCCGAGAAAAGGAGATGAAAAAAATTCGTCTAATAAAAAGGGTAAAGCTGAAAAGGAGGACAATTCCAAGGAAACCATGATGATTATTAAGGCATGGAACCTAGCTAAGCCCGACCCGGTGGAGAATATACCCAGTCGTGTTGCTAAATTGGTTGATCAATTCAGTCAACCGATTAAGAAGCAGCTTACGGTGAGTGACGTGAAGGAGGATCAACGTAGGCTCATGTTGGGGAAGGATGAAGTGAAAAAAAAGATGCATCCTCTTTTAACAGGTTCTGAGATTAAGCGATTGAAAGAAGGGCTCGATGTTACGGTGTATGGACCAGGGAATGTGTCTAGGACAATGAGGTTCAAGATGTGGAGCAGCACGCCTGTGTTGACTTCGGGATGGAAAGGGTTCGTGGATGCATGTGATCTCAAGGAGCATTGtgattttatacatatttggATGTTTAGGCGCAGAGAGACTCGTGAGCTTTGCTTCGTTATTGAAAAGACTAAGTATTCTACAATAACGAAACCGCTGGCTAAGGAGATCTCGGACCAAATTAATTAG
- the LOC106450834 gene encoding uncharacterized protein LOC106450834 isoform X2, protein MILARIVAVLGPIETVMLEKGQETDKYFTKEFDIYHLNEESNEVEYIITEESCLEDQLHVSDELFLDFVRSLLEINPLRRPTALEALNHPWLSSSSYN, encoded by the exons ATGATATTGGCTCGGATTGTTGCGGTTTTAGGTCCTATAGAAACGGTAATGCTAGAGAAAGGTCAAGAGACGGATAAGTACTTCACCAAAGAGTTTGATATTTACCACTTAAACGag GAGAGCAATGAGGTTGAATACATAATCACAGAAGAGTCTTGCTTGGAAGATCAGTTACATGTTAGTGATGAACTGTTCTTGGATTTTGTAAGAAGTCTACTTGAGATCAATCCATTGAGACGTCCAACAGCTCTTGAGGCACTTAACCACCCCtggctctcttcttcttcttacaattga